The Chryseobacterium glaciei DNA window TTTTTTAAATATTCTGTTTCCTCTTTCGGTAAATCACTATTTAACATAATAATGTCCGGAATAGTAAAATTTCCCTCATTTATTTGAACTTTTTGAGGGTATGGAATTAAATTCAGTTTTTTTTGAGAAAAAATTGTAGTTGAAACTAATATAAAAAACACTAAAAGAGCTCGTATCATTGGATTTGATTAAGGTTTTAGCTAATATAATTATTTTCTGAAAACTTCAACAACCTTTTTAACTTATTAAAAAATAAATCATCTAATTTTGCAGAAAAATATACAATGAGAAAAACAATTTTATTAGCCGGCGTACTGCTATTTTCAGTTTCTGCACAGGCGCAAATTTTAGATATTATAAAATCTACAGTAAAAGATAAAACAGGTGTTGACCTTAATAATCCTGTAAAAACAAACACGACAACCTCGACTACGACGACAACTCCTACAAAATCTACTTCTACATCTCCTATCAATTTAGGTAGCCTAACTTCTACTCAAATTTCATCGGGATTAAAGGAAGCTTTAAACCTTGGGGTAACTGAAGGAGTGAAAAAATTAGCTGTAACAGACGGATTTTTCAAAAATGAAGCCGTAAAAATTTTAATGCCTGAAAAACTTAGAAAAATTGACACTACACTTCGCGCCATCGGATTGGGAAGTTTAGCTGATCAAGGGGTGAAATTGTTGAACAGAGCTGCCGAAGATGCCGTGACAGAAGCCACACCTATTTTCGCCAATGCAATTACATCGATGACGATTACGGATGCAAAAAATATTTTATTAGGATCTAATAACGCTGCAACAACTTATTTGCAGGGAAAAACTCAAAGTCAATTGTTTACTGCTTTTCAGCCGAAAGTAAAAGCTTCGTTAGGAAAAGTGGGCGCTGATTCGGTTTGGAAAAGTATCATTACAAAGTACAATACCTTCACCGGACAAGCTGTAACAACGGATATTAATGAATATGTTACCACGGAAACTATCAACGGAGTTTTTAAAATGGTAGCACAAAAAGAAAGCGG harbors:
- a CDS encoding DUF4197 domain-containing protein, which codes for MRKTILLAGVLLFSVSAQAQILDIIKSTVKDKTGVDLNNPVKTNTTTSTTTTTPTKSTSTSPINLGSLTSTQISSGLKEALNLGVTEGVKKLAVTDGFFKNEAVKILMPEKLRKIDTTLRAIGLGSLADQGVKLLNRAAEDAVTEATPIFANAITSMTITDAKNILLGSNNAATTYLQGKTQSQLFTAFQPKVKASLGKVGADSVWKSIITKYNTFTGQAVTTDINEYVTTETINGVFKMVAQKESGIRDTPAMRTTSILQKVFGAQDGK